The following proteins come from a genomic window of Aquimarina sp. MAR_2010_214:
- a CDS encoding DUF1203 domain-containing protein: MQKFRIVPLTKEYASRIKETRVDDFGYPIVEQIATGYGPCRISLKKFDPGKDIRLLISHSPFEIKNAFNQPGPIFVHKKEVQPYKNSHQFPPEIKADKQNFPLSLIGYNKKQNMVFTKLIGDGDVDLLISEIFDNYDDIAYLHARNAEAGCFICRIERV, from the coding sequence ATGCAAAAATTTAGAATTGTCCCATTAACAAAAGAATATGCATCAAGAATCAAAGAAACAAGAGTAGATGATTTTGGTTACCCAATTGTTGAACAAATTGCTACAGGTTATGGGCCTTGTCGTATTTCCTTAAAAAAGTTTGACCCGGGAAAAGATATCCGTTTATTGATTAGTCATAGTCCCTTTGAAATTAAAAATGCATTTAATCAACCAGGCCCTATTTTTGTTCACAAAAAAGAAGTTCAGCCGTATAAGAATAGCCATCAATTCCCACCAGAAATCAAAGCAGATAAACAAAATTTTCCTTTATCGCTGATTGGGTATAATAAGAAACAAAATATGGTATTTACAAAATTGATAGGAGATGGTGATGTAGATCTTTTGATTTCAGAAATATTTGATAACTACGATGATATAGCATATTTACATGCCAGAAACGCCGAAGCTGGTTGTTTTATATGTAGAATTGAAAGAGTGTGA